Proteins from a single region of Candidatus Hydrogenedentota bacterium:
- a CDS encoding cytochrome c family protein, protein MKVIQQCLAAALMLVLASAAVQAQDKAAEYVGPDQCKVCHNKKPEGAQWTVWKTMKHAKAFESLKSEAALKIAKDKGLAKPPSESPECLKCHVTGYDAAKAAAPARIKPEDGLSCENCHGPGSLHIADAKDVVAKKKTAEEVDWKAHLAAIEEARCRECHNEESPTWNPEQFTKADGTKTGFDYEQAKKLIEHANPLKAK, encoded by the coding sequence ATGAAAGTCATCCAACAATGCCTGGCCGCGGCCCTGATGCTCGTCCTGGCCAGCGCCGCCGTCCAGGCGCAAGACAAGGCCGCCGAATACGTCGGCCCCGATCAGTGCAAAGTCTGCCACAACAAAAAGCCCGAAGGCGCCCAGTGGACCGTGTGGAAAACCATGAAGCACGCCAAAGCCTTCGAATCCCTCAAGAGCGAAGCCGCCCTCAAGATCGCCAAAGACAAAGGCCTCGCCAAGCCCCCCTCAGAATCCCCCGAATGCCTCAAGTGCCACGTCACCGGCTATGACGCCGCCAAAGCCGCCGCACCCGCCCGCATCAAGCCTGAAGACGGACTCTCCTGCGAAAACTGCCACGGCCCCGGCTCCCTCCACATCGCCGACGCCAAAGACGTCGTCGCCAAGAAAAAGACCGCCGAAGAAGTCGACTGGAAAGCCCACCTCGCCGCCATCGAAGAAGCCCGATGCCGCGAATGCCACAACGAAGAAAGCCCCACCTGGAACCCCGAACAGTTCACCAAAGCCGACGGAACCAAGACCGGTTTCGACTACGAACAAGCCAAGAAACTCATCGAACACGCCAATCCCTTGAAAGCGAAGTAG